In a genomic window of Cydia fagiglandana chromosome 8, ilCydFagi1.1, whole genome shotgun sequence:
- the LOC134666474 gene encoding synaptobrevin-1-like yields MEDQGGSSAPRVSDKKLAQTQAKVDEVVGIMRVNVEKVLERDQKLSELDNRADALQHGAAQFEQQAGKLKRKYWWQNLKMMLIIGAIGAVLLIIIIVSLTGGSSGSNTNNSAAVTEAPAAGTGR; encoded by the coding sequence ATGGAAGACCAAGGAGGCAGCTCTGCTCCCAGAGTGAGTGACAAGAAGTTGGCGCAGACACAGGCTAAAGTTGATGAAGTTGTCGGCATTATGCGTGTCAATGTCGAGAAAGTTTTGGAGAGGGATCAGAAGTTGTCCGAGCTGGATAATCGCGCTGATGCCCTGCAACACGGAGCAGCGCAGTTCGAACAACAAGCTGGTAAGCTTAAAAGGAAGTATTGGTGGCAAAACTTGAAGATGATGTTGATAATTGGTGCTATTGGTGCAGTTCTACTTATCATTATAATCGTGTCGCTGACCGGTGGTTCTTCAGGAAGCAACACTAACAATTCGGCGGCAGTGACCGAAGCTCCGGCTGCTGGTACAGGACGATAA